From Deinococcus yavapaiensis KR-236, a single genomic window includes:
- the rplO gene encoding 50S ribosomal protein L15, with protein sequence MKLNDLKPTPGSRRDRKRVGRGPGGTDKTAGRGHKGQKARSGAGKGQFFEGGRSTLISRLPKRGFSRVGVVFELVNLSSLDRFEANAVVDRAALEAAGLVRKGNRPVKLLARGEVTYALTLHVDAASAKAVQAVEAAGGHVVLPQQAAEQEG encoded by the coding sequence GTGAAACTCAACGATCTCAAGCCAACGCCCGGTTCGCGTCGCGACCGCAAGCGCGTCGGTCGTGGTCCCGGCGGGACGGACAAGACGGCCGGGCGCGGCCACAAAGGGCAGAAGGCCCGCAGTGGCGCTGGTAAGGGCCAGTTCTTCGAGGGTGGTCGCTCGACCTTGATTTCGCGCCTTCCGAAGCGTGGCTTTAGCCGCGTGGGCGTCGTGTTCGAACTTGTCAACCTGAGCTCTCTCGATCGCTTCGAAGCGAACGCCGTCGTGGACCGCGCAGCGCTCGAAGCCGCGGGTCTCGTTCGCAAGGGCAACCGCCCGGTGAAGCTGCTGGCGCGCGGTGAAGTCACGTACGCTTTGACGTTGCACGTGGATGCGGCGTCGGCCAAGGCCGTGCAAGCGGTCGAGGCGGCGGGCGGACACGTCGTCCTGCCTCAGCAGGCGGCGGAGCAAGAAGGCTGA
- the rpsH gene encoding 30S ribosomal protein S8 translates to MLSDPIADMLTRIRNATRVYKDSVDVPASKFKEELAKLLVREGYLASVERVRDEGSKFDVLRLGLKYGAKREQVIKHVERISRPGRRAYVAHDSLPRIHKGLGLAVVSTSKGLMADHDARKAGIGGEVICVLW, encoded by the coding sequence ATGTTAAGCGATCCTATTGCCGATATGCTGACGCGCATTCGCAACGCGACGCGCGTCTACAAGGACAGCGTGGACGTGCCCGCCTCCAAGTTCAAGGAGGAGCTCGCCAAGCTGCTCGTGCGCGAAGGGTATCTCGCGTCCGTCGAGCGTGTGCGCGATGAAGGCAGCAAGTTCGACGTTCTGCGCCTCGGGCTCAAGTATGGAGCCAAGCGCGAGCAAGTCATCAAGCACGTCGAGCGCATCTCGCGCCCGGGTCGTCGCGCGTACGTCGCGCACGACAGCTTGCCCCGCATTCACAAAGGCCTTGGTCTTGCGGTCGTTTCGACGAGCAAGGGCCTGATGGCGGACCACGACGCACGCAAAGCGGGCATCGGCGGCGAAGTCATCTGCGTGCTCTGGTAA
- the rplE gene encoding 50S ribosomal protein L5 translates to MMTLKDKYNNEVRQQLLQQFGYSSVMAVPRIEKVVINQGLGSSKEDSKAIDKASRELGLISLQKPIVTKAKKSISNFKLRQGMPIGVKVTLRRERMYAFIDKLINVGLPRIRDFRGINPNAFDGRGNYNLGIREQLIFPEITYDMVDAVRGFDITIVTTAKTDEEARALLTAMGFPFRK, encoded by the coding sequence ATCATGACTCTCAAGGACAAGTACAACAACGAAGTGCGCCAACAATTGCTGCAGCAGTTCGGCTACAGCAGCGTCATGGCCGTGCCGCGCATCGAGAAGGTCGTTATCAACCAAGGTCTCGGCAGCTCGAAGGAAGACAGCAAGGCGATCGACAAGGCGAGCCGCGAGCTTGGGCTCATCAGCTTGCAAAAGCCGATCGTGACGAAAGCGAAGAAGAGCATCTCGAACTTCAAGCTTCGCCAAGGCATGCCCATCGGCGTGAAGGTGACGCTGCGCCGCGAGCGCATGTACGCCTTCATCGACAAGCTGATCAACGTGGGTCTGCCGCGTATTCGCGACTTCCGCGGCATCAATCCGAACGCGTTCGACGGCCGTGGCAACTACAACCTGGGCATTCGTGAACAGCTGATCTTCCCCGAGATCACCTATGATATGGTGGATGCCGTTCGCGGTTTCGACATCACGATTGTCACGACGGCGAAGACGGACGAGGAAGCGCGCGCGCTCCTGACTGCGATGGGTTTCCCGTTTAGGAAGTAA
- the rplN gene encoding 50S ribosomal protein L14, which translates to MIMPQSRLDVADNSGARELMCIRVLNSGIGGKGLTKGGGGNKRYAHVGDIIVASVKDAAPRGAVKAGDVVKAVVVRTTKDIKRADGSTIRFDKNAAVIINNQGEPRGTRVFGPVARELRDRRFMKIVSLAPEVL; encoded by the coding sequence ATGATCATGCCTCAATCGCGCCTCGACGTCGCCGATAACAGCGGTGCACGCGAGCTGATGTGTATCCGCGTGCTCAACAGCGGCATCGGCGGCAAGGGCCTCACGAAGGGCGGGGGCGGTAACAAGCGCTACGCCCACGTTGGCGACATCATCGTCGCCTCGGTCAAGGACGCGGCACCTCGTGGTGCCGTGAAGGCAGGCGACGTCGTCAAGGCGGTTGTCGTGCGCACGACGAAGGACATCAAGCGTGCCGATGGCAGCACCATCCGCTTCGACAAGAACGCCGCCGTCATCATCAACAACCAAGGCGAGCCGCGTGGTACGCGCGTCTTCGGTCCGGTCGCTCGCGAACTTCGCGATCGCCGCTTCATGAAGATCGTCTCGCTCGCGCCGGAGGTGCTGTAA
- the infA gene encoding translation initiation factor IF-1, giving the protein MAKRNVREQREGKQRKESDTVRAEGVVTEALPNTTFKVQLDGGHDILAYISGKMRIHYIRILPGDRVVLEISPYDTSRGRIVYRK; this is encoded by the coding sequence GTGGCGAAACGAAACGTTCGGGAACAGCGCGAAGGAAAACAGCGCAAAGAATCAGACACAGTTCGGGCTGAGGGCGTCGTGACGGAGGCTCTGCCCAACACGACCTTCAAAGTTCAGCTCGACGGGGGTCACGATATTCTGGCGTACATCTCCGGCAAGATGCGCATCCACTACATCCGTATCCTTCCCGGGGACCGCGTTGTACTCGAAATCTCGCCTTACGATACATCGCGCGGTCGGATCGTCTACCGGAAGTAA
- a CDS encoding 50S ribosomal protein L23 — protein MSFYDIIKQPVISEKAYAGMERGVYSFWVDPKANKTQIKNAVQQAFGVRVVKVNTMNVEGKQKRVGKFQGYRADRKKAIVQLAEGQKIEALEGLV, from the coding sequence GTGAGCTTCTACGACATCATCAAGCAACCCGTGATCTCCGAAAAGGCGTACGCGGGCATGGAGCGCGGCGTGTACTCGTTCTGGGTCGATCCCAAGGCGAACAAGACGCAGATCAAGAACGCCGTTCAGCAAGCCTTCGGTGTGCGCGTCGTGAAGGTCAACACCATGAACGTCGAGGGGAAGCAGAAGCGCGTCGGCAAGTTCCAAGGCTACCGCGCGGACCGCAAGAAGGCCATCGTTCAGCTTGCCGAAGGCCAGAAAATCGAAGCCCTCGAGGGTCTGGTCTAA
- the rplV gene encoding 50S ribosomal protein L22: protein MQAKAIAKYIRIAPRKVRLVVDVIRGKNVRDAEDLLRFVPRGASEPVAKVLKSAKANAVNNHDMIEDRLYVAQAFVDAGPTLKRILPRARGRGDILKKRSSHITIILEERNG from the coding sequence ATGCAGGCCAAAGCGATTGCCAAGTACATCCGCATCGCGCCGCGCAAGGTTCGCCTTGTCGTCGACGTGATTCGCGGCAAGAACGTGCGCGACGCCGAAGATCTGTTGCGCTTCGTCCCCCGCGGCGCTTCGGAGCCGGTCGCCAAGGTGCTCAAGAGCGCCAAGGCGAACGCCGTCAACAACCACGACATGATCGAAGACCGCCTTTACGTCGCGCAGGCGTTCGTTGACGCGGGCCCGACCCTCAAGCGTATCCTTCCGCGTGCCCGTGGCCGTGGCGACATCCTCAAGAAGCGCAGCAGCCACATCACGATCATCCTGGAGGAGCGCAATGGGTAA
- the rplF gene encoding 50S ribosomal protein L6: MSRIGRQPIAVPSNVTATIENGLFRVKGPKGELQVPFNPSLEIKQEGDTLVVNRPSDRPEHRALHGLTRTLVANAVKGVSDGFTINLELKGVGYRARLQGKALELTIGYSHPVVMEPPAGVTFAVPEPTRIDVIGIDKQLVGQVAANVREVRKPDAYHGKGVRFVGEKIALKAGKSGATGGKGKK, encoded by the coding sequence ATGTCCCGCATTGGTAGACAACCGATCGCCGTGCCGAGCAACGTGACGGCGACGATCGAGAATGGACTGTTCCGCGTGAAGGGCCCGAAGGGTGAACTGCAAGTTCCCTTCAACCCCTCGCTCGAAATCAAGCAGGAAGGCGACACGCTCGTCGTGAACCGCCCTTCCGACCGCCCCGAACACCGCGCTTTGCACGGCCTGACGCGTACCCTCGTCGCCAACGCCGTCAAAGGCGTGTCGGACGGCTTCACCATCAACTTGGAGCTCAAGGGCGTCGGTTACCGCGCCCGCCTGCAAGGCAAAGCGCTCGAGTTGACCATCGGCTACAGCCACCCGGTCGTCATGGAGCCGCCCGCCGGAGTGACCTTCGCCGTTCCCGAACCGACGCGCATCGACGTCATCGGCATCGACAAGCAACTCGTCGGTCAAGTGGCGGCCAACGTTCGTGAAGTTCGTAAGCCCGACGCTTACCACGGCAAGGGCGTGCGTTTCGTCGGGGAGAAGATCGCGCTCAAGGCTGGCAAGTCGGGCGCGACCGGCGGGAAAGGGAAGAAGTAA
- the rpmJ gene encoding 50S ribosomal protein L36 has translation MKVRSSVKKICDKCKIVRRHGRVLVICENVKHKQRQG, from the coding sequence ATGAAAGTCCGTTCGAGTGTCAAGAAGATCTGCGACAAGTGCAAGATCGTTCGCCGCCACGGTCGCGTTCTCGTCATCTGCGAGAACGTGAAGCACAAGCAGCGTCAGGGGTAA
- the rpsN gene encoding 30S ribosomal protein S14 yields MAKKSKIAKQKQREKLVEKYATKRAALKAAGDYAGLAELPRDASPTRLRNRCELTGRPRGYYRFFGVSRIVLREKAHKGELPGVRKASW; encoded by the coding sequence ATGGCGAAGAAGAGTAAAATTGCGAAGCAAAAGCAACGCGAGAAATTGGTGGAGAAGTACGCCACGAAGCGCGCCGCGCTCAAGGCAGCGGGCGACTACGCCGGTCTCGCCGAGCTTCCGCGTGACGCCAGCCCCACCCGCTTGCGCAACCGCTGCGAGCTGACGGGTCGTCCCCGTGGCTACTACCGTTTTTTCGGTGTGAGCCGCATCGTACTGCGCGAAAAAGCGCACAAGGGCGAGTTGCCCGGCGTGCGCAAAGCCTCCTGGTAA
- the rpsE gene encoding 30S ribosomal protein S5 — MTSNRRIERESEFEEKMISINRTAKTYQGGRRFRFAALVVIGDRNGRVGMGIGKSKEVPVAIEKAKAVARKNLITVPVENGTIPHDIVGESTKSRVLLKPAGPGTGVIAGTVPRSIAELAGITNLLSKELGSRNQINVAYAVFDGLKNLRTAKQVQSLKEGGQS, encoded by the coding sequence TTGACTTCTAACCGTCGTATCGAGCGCGAGAGCGAGTTCGAAGAGAAGATGATCTCGATCAACCGCACTGCGAAGACCTACCAAGGTGGGCGTCGCTTCCGCTTCGCGGCCCTCGTCGTCATCGGGGACCGCAATGGCCGCGTTGGCATGGGGATCGGCAAGTCGAAGGAAGTTCCCGTCGCGATCGAGAAGGCCAAGGCGGTCGCGCGCAAGAACCTCATCACGGTTCCCGTGGAAAACGGCACGATTCCCCACGACATCGTCGGTGAGAGCACCAAGAGCCGCGTGCTTTTGAAGCCCGCCGGCCCTGGTACGGGTGTCATCGCGGGCACGGTACCGCGCTCCATCGCGGAACTTGCCGGTATCACGAACCTGCTGTCCAAAGAGCTCGGCAGCCGTAACCAAATCAACGTTGCGTACGCGGTGTTCGACGGCCTGAAGAACCTCCGGACGGCGAAGCAGGTGCAGTCGCTCAAGGAAGGTGGTCAGTCGTGA
- the rpsS gene encoding 30S ribosomal protein S19: MPRSLKKGPFVDEHLLRKVDVLNDRNDKRVIKTWSRRSTIVPEMIGHTIAVYNGKQHVPVFVNEQMIGHKLGEFSPTRSYRGHGADKNAKGSKKK; encoded by the coding sequence ATGCCTCGTAGCCTCAAGAAAGGGCCGTTCGTGGACGAGCACCTCCTGCGCAAGGTGGACGTCCTCAACGACCGCAACGACAAGCGTGTCATCAAGACGTGGAGCCGTCGCAGCACCATCGTGCCCGAAATGATCGGTCACACGATCGCCGTGTACAACGGCAAGCAGCACGTGCCCGTCTTCGTGAACGAGCAGATGATCGGCCACAAGCTCGGCGAGTTCAGCCCGACCCGCTCTTACCGCGGTCACGGCGCTGACAAGAACGCCAAGGGGAGCAAGAAGAAGTAA
- the rplP gene encoding 50S ribosomal protein L16 yields MLLPKRTKFRKQFRGRMTGAAKGGDYVAFGDFGLIAEEPAWIRSNQIEACRIVMSRHFRRGGKIYIRIFPDKPVTKKPAETRMGKGKGAVEYWVAVVKPGRVMFEVSGVTEEQAKEAFRLAGHKLPIKTKMVKREVYDEAQ; encoded by the coding sequence ATGCTTCTTCCCAAGCGTACCAAGTTCCGTAAGCAGTTCCGCGGTCGTATGACCGGCGCGGCGAAGGGCGGCGACTACGTCGCGTTCGGCGACTTCGGCCTCATCGCCGAAGAGCCCGCCTGGATTCGTAGCAACCAAATCGAGGCGTGCCGTATTGTCATGAGCCGCCACTTCCGCCGTGGCGGTAAGATCTACATCCGCATTTTTCCCGATAAGCCTGTCACCAAAAAGCCTGCCGAAACCCGAATGGGTAAGGGCAAGGGTGCGGTAGAATATTGGGTCGCGGTTGTGAAGCCGGGACGCGTCATGTTCGAAGTGTCGGGCGTGACGGAAGAGCAGGCGAAGGAAGCCTTCCGCCTGGCGGGCCACAAGCTCCCCATCAAGACGAAGATGGTCAAGCGTGAGGTTTACGATGAAGCTCAGTGA
- a CDS encoding adenylate kinase, with product MRPSQNAVVIFLGPPGAGKGTQAERLSEEFGLVKISTGDILRDHIARGTELGLRVKDIMDRGQLVPDEILTALIREKLASMDRVRVIFDGFPRNVAQARSLDVLLEELGAPIVGVPLLEVPDEELIRRIVERGRLSGRSDDTEEVARQRQLVYREQTQPLIDYYGPRVKVINGLGSLDDVYGQITRALA from the coding sequence TTGCGTCCATCTCAAAATGCCGTCGTAATCTTCCTGGGGCCTCCGGGCGCCGGGAAGGGAACGCAGGCCGAGCGACTCTCTGAGGAGTTCGGCCTCGTGAAGATCAGCACGGGCGACATCCTACGCGACCACATCGCACGTGGGACGGAACTCGGCTTGCGCGTCAAAGACATCATGGACCGCGGGCAACTGGTGCCCGACGAGATTCTGACGGCCTTGATTCGTGAGAAACTTGCGAGCATGGATCGGGTCCGTGTGATTTTCGATGGCTTTCCTCGGAACGTCGCGCAGGCGCGTTCGCTGGACGTGCTGCTGGAGGAGTTGGGAGCCCCGATCGTCGGGGTTCCCTTGCTCGAGGTGCCCGACGAGGAGCTCATTCGACGAATTGTCGAGCGTGGCCGGCTCTCGGGTCGCTCAGACGATACGGAAGAAGTGGCGCGCCAACGGCAACTTGTGTACCGTGAGCAAACTCAGCCGCTGATTGACTACTATGGACCGCGCGTCAAAGTCATCAACGGATTGGGATCGCTGGATGACGTGTACGGTCAAATCACCCGCGCTCTTGCCTGA
- the rpsQ gene encoding 30S ribosomal protein S17 → MAKKTLVGVVVSDKAEKTVSVKVERRFMHPLYGKVVTRTKKYAAHDESNEFRIGDRVEILSVRPVSKTKAWKVTRLIERARGVEGGLAEVAGGEA, encoded by the coding sequence ATGGCGAAGAAGACGCTGGTCGGGGTTGTGGTAAGCGATAAGGCGGAAAAGACGGTGTCCGTCAAAGTCGAACGCCGTTTCATGCACCCCCTGTACGGCAAGGTCGTGACGCGTACCAAGAAGTACGCGGCGCATGACGAAAGCAACGAGTTCCGCATCGGGGATCGCGTCGAGATCCTCTCGGTGCGTCCTGTCAGCAAGACCAAGGCATGGAAGGTCACGCGCCTCATCGAGCGCGCTCGTGGCGTCGAAGGCGGTCTCGCAGAAGTCGCCGGAGGTGAAGCATGA
- the secY gene encoding preprotein translocase subunit SecY — translation MLRAFRDALRVPELQRKILFTLLLLMVFRLGSAIPTPGINSAALQDGNNAVLGLLSVISGGNLQQFSIFALGVLPYITASIVIQLLTTTVPALEKLQKEGEEGRRRINQYTRYSAVVLGAVQALIFSVYIINSNPQALSPGWGPTFDTVLIMVLTQVAGIAFTMWLGERITEIGLGNGISLIIFAGIVSRYPIEISSTAELLRTGAVSALAIVAFVAILLIVIGGIVFVYQGERRVPVQYARKQVGGKTYGGQQTYLPIKVNQAGVIPVIFASAIFTLPQLLSSTLQQRAPDVAAFITRYLTLGSPTGILLEVLLIFGFTYLYNSIQFDGRRVAENLRESGGFIPGVRPGAPTAQHLSFISSRISLWGALFLALLTIMPQVVRSVTGIQSFQFTGTGLLIVVGVALDTLKQLEAQLTVRRYDGFISKGRLRGRL, via the coding sequence ATGCTAAGAGCGTTTCGTGACGCGCTTCGCGTGCCAGAGCTGCAGCGCAAGATTCTTTTCACGCTGCTGCTGCTCATGGTGTTCCGTTTAGGAAGCGCCATTCCAACGCCAGGCATCAACTCGGCAGCTTTGCAGGACGGTAACAATGCCGTCCTCGGTCTGCTCAGCGTGATTTCTGGCGGCAACCTGCAGCAATTCTCGATCTTCGCCCTGGGCGTGCTGCCGTACATCACGGCCAGTATCGTCATCCAGCTTCTCACGACGACCGTCCCGGCGCTCGAGAAGCTGCAAAAGGAAGGCGAGGAAGGGCGGCGACGGATCAACCAGTACACGCGGTACTCCGCGGTTGTGTTGGGAGCCGTACAAGCCTTGATTTTTTCGGTTTACATCATCAACAGCAATCCCCAGGCGTTGTCACCCGGCTGGGGTCCGACGTTCGATACCGTGCTGATCATGGTGCTCACGCAGGTCGCAGGGATCGCGTTCACGATGTGGCTGGGCGAGCGCATCACCGAAATCGGGCTTGGCAACGGCATCAGCCTCATCATCTTCGCGGGCATCGTAAGTCGGTACCCGATCGAAATCAGCTCAACCGCCGAACTTCTTCGCACGGGTGCCGTATCGGCGCTCGCGATCGTCGCCTTCGTGGCGATCTTGCTGATCGTCATCGGCGGCATCGTATTCGTTTACCAAGGTGAACGGCGTGTTCCCGTGCAGTACGCACGCAAGCAGGTGGGCGGCAAGACGTACGGCGGACAGCAGACGTATCTGCCAATCAAAGTGAATCAAGCAGGCGTGATTCCCGTGATCTTCGCGTCGGCCATCTTCACGCTCCCTCAATTGCTGTCGAGCACGTTGCAGCAGCGGGCTCCCGATGTCGCGGCGTTCATCACGCGTTACTTGACGCTTGGATCGCCTACGGGGATCTTGCTCGAAGTGCTGCTGATTTTCGGCTTCACGTACCTGTACAACTCGATTCAATTTGACGGACGTCGTGTGGCCGAGAACTTGCGTGAATCGGGGGGGTTCATTCCAGGTGTTCGACCTGGCGCGCCAACGGCTCAGCACCTCAGCTTCATCTCGTCACGCATTTCACTGTGGGGAGCTTTGTTCCTCGCGCTGCTCACAATCATGCCGCAAGTCGTGCGGTCGGTCACCGGCATCCAGAGCTTCCAGTTCACGGGGACGGGATTACTGATCGTCGTTGGTGTCGCGCTCGACACGTTGAAGCAGCTGGAGGCGCAGCTGACGGTGCGCCGTTATGACGGTTTCATCTCGAAGGGACGTCTTCGGGGGCGTTTGTGA
- the rplX gene encoding 50S ribosomal protein L24 produces MPSAQQEKAVKLHVKKGDTVMVISGKHKGKSGKILLALPAEQKVVVEGVNIIKKHVKPSASNPQGGIEEREAALHASKVQLVDPETGKPTRTRKQIVDGKKVRVAVKSGKVID; encoded by the coding sequence ATGCCGAGTGCGCAGCAAGAAAAAGCGGTGAAGTTGCACGTCAAGAAGGGCGACACCGTCATGGTGATCAGCGGCAAGCACAAGGGGAAGAGCGGTAAGATCCTCCTCGCGCTGCCCGCCGAGCAAAAGGTCGTCGTCGAAGGCGTGAACATCATCAAGAAGCACGTCAAGCCGAGCGCGTCGAACCCTCAAGGGGGCATCGAGGAGCGCGAGGCCGCGCTGCACGCCAGCAAGGTGCAACTTGTCGACCCGGAAACGGGCAAGCCGACGCGGACCCGCAAGCAGATCGTGGACGGCAAGAAAGTTCGTGTGGCCGTCAAGAGCGGCAAAGTCATCGACTGA
- the rpmD gene encoding 50S ribosomal protein L30, with protein MKITLKRSLIGRPKDQIMTVQSLGLKRIGDSREVPNNPAVQGMVEKVKHLLEVSQ; from the coding sequence GTGAAGATCACGCTCAAGCGTAGCCTGATCGGTCGTCCCAAAGACCAAATTATGACGGTGCAGTCGCTGGGCCTCAAGCGCATCGGTGATTCCCGTGAAGTGCCCAATAACCCTGCTGTGCAGGGAATGGTGGAGAAGGTCAAGCACCTCCTGGAGGTCTCGCAGTGA
- the rplR gene encoding 50S ribosomal protein L18, which produces MSTQRRKLSNRSKVLRAAKGRPRLSVFRSNQHIYAQVIDDTTGTTLAAVASKPLKAGTKTDTAAAVGRAIAEAARAKGVTQVVFDRGSYKYHGRVKALAEAAREGGLDF; this is translated from the coding sequence ATGTCCACGCAGCGCCGTAAGTTGAGCAACCGCAGCAAGGTGCTGCGTGCGGCCAAAGGTCGCCCGCGCCTCAGCGTGTTCCGCTCCAACCAGCATATCTACGCGCAAGTCATCGACGACACCACCGGCACCACGCTCGCCGCGGTCGCCAGCAAGCCGCTCAAGGCAGGCACGAAAACGGACACGGCTGCGGCCGTCGGTCGCGCGATTGCCGAAGCCGCCCGCGCGAAGGGTGTCACGCAAGTTGTGTTCGATCGTGGTTCCTACAAGTACCACGGTCGCGTGAAGGCGCTCGCGGAAGCGGCGCGGGAGGGTGGCCTTGACTTCTAA
- the rpmC gene encoding 50S ribosomal protein L29, whose translation MKLSEMRELSGADFDREVQARKKQLMELRFQGAIGQLAQPHQVKLLKREIAQLLTVKAEMERQGSVK comes from the coding sequence ATGAAGCTCAGTGAAATGCGAGAGCTTTCGGGCGCGGACTTCGATCGTGAAGTGCAGGCGCGCAAGAAGCAACTCATGGAGCTGCGCTTTCAAGGTGCGATCGGGCAACTCGCCCAGCCGCACCAAGTGAAGCTCCTCAAGCGCGAGATCGCGCAGCTTCTGACGGTCAAGGCCGAAATGGAGCGTCAGGGGTCGGTGAAGTAA
- the rpsC gene encoding 30S ribosomal protein S3 produces MGNKINPNGFRLGITKGWNSRWYASKKNYSQLLLEDEKIRNLVEKQLKAAGVARIEIERAGQQVNVIISAAKPGIVIGKGGESIKRLRQDIERLVSAGTVAVNVAEIPNPNTSAPLVALRIAEQIERRFAFRRAMKQAAQRVMESGARGVKVVLSGRLGGAEQARTEKVLEGRVPLHTLRADIDYGTALARTTYGVLGVKVLVFNGEVIGGKTESAARPQRQDRPRRDNEGDRSNRRRPQARRRPGGE; encoded by the coding sequence ATGGGTAACAAGATCAACCCGAACGGGTTCCGCCTCGGCATTACCAAAGGCTGGAACAGCCGTTGGTACGCCAGCAAGAAGAACTACAGCCAGCTGCTGCTCGAAGACGAGAAGATTCGCAACCTCGTCGAGAAGCAGCTCAAGGCGGCGGGCGTCGCGCGCATCGAGATCGAGCGTGCGGGTCAGCAAGTCAACGTGATCATCAGCGCGGCGAAGCCCGGCATCGTGATCGGCAAGGGCGGCGAGAGCATCAAGCGTCTGCGCCAAGACATCGAGCGTCTCGTGTCGGCTGGTACGGTCGCCGTGAACGTCGCCGAGATTCCCAACCCCAACACCTCCGCGCCCCTCGTGGCCCTGCGCATCGCCGAGCAGATCGAACGCCGCTTCGCGTTCCGCCGTGCAATGAAGCAAGCGGCTCAGCGCGTGATGGAGTCGGGCGCTCGCGGCGTCAAGGTCGTGCTCTCGGGTCGCCTTGGTGGCGCCGAGCAAGCCCGGACCGAGAAGGTTCTCGAAGGCCGTGTGCCCCTGCACACCTTGCGCGCGGACATCGACTACGGCACGGCCCTCGCGCGCACGACGTACGGCGTCCTCGGCGTGAAGGTGCTCGTGTTCAACGGCGAAGTTATCGGTGGCAAGACCGAGAGCGCCGCGCGTCCGCAACGTCAGGATCGTCCGCGTCGCGACAACGAGGGTGACCGCTCCAACCGCCGCCGCCCGCAAGCGCGTCGTCGTCCAGGAGGCGAGTGA
- the rplB gene encoding 50S ribosomal protein L2, translating to MAIKKYRPYTPSRRFMTTADFSGLTKKRPEKSLTEAKPKSGGRNNRGRITSRFIGGGHKQLYRIIDFKRRDKAGVPAKVASIEYDPNRSARIALLHYLDGEKRYVLAPEGLAVGARVVSGPEAVPTVGNALPLRFIPVGTVVHAVELVPGKGAQIARSAGTSIQLQGKEGDYVVLRLPSGELRRVHTECYATVGAVGNAEHKNVIYGKAGRSRWLGRKPHQRGSAMNPVDHPHGGGEGRTGVGRPPVSPWGQQAKGLKTRKKRKISDRFIIARRGGK from the coding sequence ATGGCGATCAAGAAGTACCGTCCCTACACGCCCTCGCGGCGTTTCATGACGACGGCCGACTTTTCGGGCCTCACCAAGAAGCGCCCCGAGAAGAGCCTCACGGAAGCGAAGCCCAAGTCGGGCGGTCGTAACAACCGCGGCCGCATCACCTCCCGCTTCATCGGTGGTGGCCACAAGCAGCTGTACCGCATCATCGACTTCAAGCGTCGCGACAAGGCGGGCGTGCCCGCGAAGGTCGCCTCAATCGAGTACGACCCGAACCGCAGCGCGCGTATTGCCTTGCTGCACTACCTCGACGGCGAGAAGCGCTACGTCCTCGCGCCGGAAGGTCTCGCGGTCGGTGCGCGCGTGGTGAGCGGTCCGGAAGCCGTGCCCACGGTTGGCAATGCGTTGCCCTTGCGCTTCATTCCGGTCGGTACGGTCGTGCACGCGGTCGAACTCGTTCCCGGTAAGGGTGCGCAAATCGCTCGAAGCGCGGGCACCAGCATCCAGCTGCAAGGTAAGGAAGGCGACTACGTCGTCTTGCGCCTTCCCAGCGGCGAGCTGCGCCGCGTGCACACCGAGTGCTACGCGACGGTCGGTGCCGTCGGCAACGCCGAGCACAAGAACGTCATCTACGGCAAGGCCGGCCGTAGCCGCTGGCTCGGTCGCAAGCCCCACCAGCGCGGTAGCGCCATGAACCCCGTCGATCACCCGCACGGTGGTGGTGAAGGTCGCACGGGCGTCGGTCGTCCCCCGGTCAGCCCTTGGGGTCAGCAAGCCAAGGGACTCAAGACCCGCAAGAAGCGCAAGATCTCGGATCGTTTCATCATCGCGCGCCGCGGCGGGAAGTAA